Part of the Thermodesulfobacteriota bacterium genome, ATCCTGGAGATGCAGCGCAACTGGATCGGCCGCAGCGAGGGCGCCGAGATCCGCTTCCCGGTCGCGGACGGGGGGGGAGAGATCACCGTCTTCACCACGCGCCCCGACACGCTGTTCGGCGCCACGTTCATGAGCATGGCGCCCGAGCACCCGATGGCGATGGAGTTCGCCAGGAAATCGGGGCGCGAGAAGGAGGTCCGGGAGTTCGTCGAGCGGGTCGCCCGCCAGGACCGGGAGGCGCGCACCGGCGAGGAGCAGGTCAAGGAGGGCGTCTTCACCGGGGGGTACTGCGTCAACCCCGTCACGGGGAGCCGGATCCCTGTGTACGCGGCGAACTTCGTCCTCTACGAATACGGAACCGGCGCGGTCATGGCGGTCCCCGCTCACGATCAGCGCGACTTCGAATTCGCGAAGAAGTACGGGCTGCCGATCGTCGTCGTCGTCCAACCGGAAGGAGAGGCGCTCGATCCCGACACGATGGCCGCCGCGCACGAAGGGCAGGGGAAGCTGGCGCGCTCGGGGCGGTTCGACGGTCTCGACAACGAGGAGGGGAAGAAGGCGATCACGCGGCATCTTGAGGAAGCGGGGCGGGGCGCAGGGAAGGTCCAGTACCGGCTCCGCGACTGGGGCGTCAGCCGGCAGCGCTACTGGGGCTGCCCGATCCCGGTGATCCACTGCGAGGGGTGCGGGGTCGTGCCGGTGCCCGAGAAGGAGCTTCCCGTCGTCCTCCCGGAGGACATCCCTTATTCCCGCGAGCGGGGGAATCCGCTCGCCGCCGTGGAGTCCTGGCTGCGCGTCCCGTGCCCATCCTGCGGAAGGCCCGCCCGGAGGGAGACGGACACGTTCGACACGTTCGTCGAGTCGAGCTGGTATTTCCTCCGCTACATCGACCCGAAGAACGACCGGCAGCCGCTCGACCCGGAGAGGATGCGGCGCTTCGCGCCCGTCGACCAGTACGTGGGCGGCGTGGAGCACGCCTGCATGCACCTCATCTACGCCCGCTTCTTCCACAAGTACCTCCGGGACAAGGGGCTGGCGCCGGGGAACGAGCCGTTCCTGCGGCTGCTCTCGCAGGGCATGGTCTGCATGCAGACCACCGAATGCCCCAAGCACGGCTGGCGCTACCCGGAAGAGGTGGACGAGAACGGCTGCTGCCGGCAGTGCGGCGAGAAAGTGAGCGTCGGCCGCTCGATGAAGATGTCGAAGTCGAAGCGCAACGTCGTGGAGCCGTCCGAGCTGATCGCGAAGTACGGCGCCGACACGGCCCGCGTGTTCGTCCTGTTCGCCGCCCCCCCGGAAAGGGACCTCGACTGGAGCGAGCAGGGGGTGGAGGGAGCGTTCCGTTTTCTCGGACGGGTCTATCGGCTCGTTGCCCAGAGGGCCGGGGAGATCGCCGCCGCGCCCCGGAACCGGGACGACTCGGAAGCGGCCCGCCGGATCCGGCAGACGACCCACCGGACGCTGTTCAAGGTGACGGGCGACATCGAGGAGCGGTTCCACTTCAACACGGCCATTTCCGCAGTGATGGAGATGGTGAACGCGCTTTACCTCGTCGAGGATACCGCGTGGACGGCCCCCGGGACCGCGGGCGCGCTGCGCGAGGCGGTGGAGATCCTGCTCCAAATGCTTTATCCTTTCGCCCCGCACGTCAGCGAGGAACTCTGGGCGCGGATCGGCGGCGAGGGGCTTCTCTGCCGGAGGCCGTGGCCGGAGGCGGACGCGGCGATCGCCCGCGAAGAGCAGGTCGAGGTGGCAGTCCAGGTGAACGGCAAGGTCCGGGCGAGGATCACCGTGGGAGCCGGGGCCGGAGAAGAGGAAGTCGGCGCCCTGGCGATGGCCGAACCGAGGGTCCGGGAGCATCTCGCGGGGAAGAAGGTCCGCAAGACGATCTACGTCCCGGCGAAGCTCTACAGCATTGTAGCGGGCTGAATGCGCCGCCTGCCCGCCCTTTTCGTCATCCTCCTGCTGGCCATCGCGGCTGCCGGCTGCGGCTACAGCCTGCAGCCCGAAGGGGGAGGAAGGTTCTCCGATCCGTCCATACGCATCGACCTGCCGCCGTTTCTGAACGATTCCACCGAGCCTGACGCGGGAGCTCATATCGCGGCGAAGCTGCGCGAGGAGCTCCGGCTGCGCGGATTCCAGGGCTCCTTCGGGCGCCCGGGCGCCGACTTCCTGCTGGAGGGAAAGGTACGGGGGATACGGGAAGAGGTGTTCTCCAAGGCCTCGGACCGGTTCGCGCTCGAAAACCGGCTCACCCTTGTCGTGGACATCCGCATCGTCGAGATCCGGGGAGGCGCGCCGATCTGGAAGGGGGCGGGATTGAGCGAAACCGCCTCTTATTACTCCGGGACGGACGCGCAGTACACGGAAGCGAACCGCCGTGCCGCTTTCGAGGAGACCGTCCGGCGGCTCGTGGTGCGGATGGCCCAGACGATCCGCCTGATCCTGTGAAGCGGGACGCCGAAGGATCGTTTTTCCAGGGGTGGCTCGGAGCCGCTCCCGCCTCCGCGTACCTGCTGTACGGCGCCGGAGCGGGGCTGGCGGGGCTGCTGGCCGCGGAGTGGGAGCGGAAGCTGCGCGCCGAAGGGATCCCCTTCGAGACGTTCCGCTGGACGATGACCGACTTCGAGCGGGAGTCCCCGACGGCCGCGTGGCGATCCCCGTCCTTCTTCTCGCGCATCCGGATTTTCGTGCTCCCGGACCTCTCGGAGACGAAGAAGGCCCACCGGGACGAGATCAAGTCCTATCTGGAATCGCCGGAACCGTCCGCCATGCTGATCCTGCACGGGACCGACTTCCGGCAGGCGAAGACGTTCTCCGGCGCGCCCAACCTGCTCTCGGCCGCCCCGCGGGAGGAGCAGGCGCTCGACGCTCTTGCGCGGCATGCGACAGCCGTCGCGAAAAGATCGGGGAGCGCGATGTCCCGCGATTCCGCCGCGTTCCTCGCCCGGTGGACGGGCGGCTCCTTCGAGGCGCTCGACGCGGAGCTGGGGAAGGTCCTGGCGTTCGCGGCGGGAAGGGAAGCGGTCACGGAAGAGGACATCCGGGCCGTGTGCGTCTTCCGGGGCGAGGTGAACCCTTTTCACCTTGCGGAGGCGCTGGTCCGGAAGGATGCGGCGGCGTGCCTCGCCATGCTCCGGCGCTTCTCGGAATCCGCGAAGGACGAGGAGTACCACCAGCTCACCGGGGCGATCGCCTGGCACCTCCGGGAACGGGTTCGCGGAAAGGGAGGAGCGGTCGCGCCGGCGCGCGCCGCGGAGATCTTCGAGGCCTTGTCGAGGATCGACCGGGAATTGAAGGGGGAGAGCAGGCTCTCCCCCCGGCAGGTCTACGAGATTCGGCTGCTGTCGGTCCTTTAGGTGGGGCCTGTCAGGCCTTCTTGCCGGCCTTTGCGATGGCCTTGGCCAGGCGGGAGATCTTCCGGGACGCGGTCTTTTTGTGGATGACGCCTTTCGACCCGGCCTTCGCGATGACCGACGAAGCCTGGACGAGGAGCTCCGCGCCCTTCTCCGCGCTTTCCTCGATCCCCGCCCGGACTTCCTTCA contains:
- the lptE gene encoding LPS assembly lipoprotein LptE, producing MRRLPALFVILLLAIAAAGCGYSLQPEGGGRFSDPSIRIDLPPFLNDSTEPDAGAHIAAKLREELRLRGFQGSFGRPGADFLLEGKVRGIREEVFSKASDRFALENRLTLVVDIRIVEIRGGAPIWKGAGLSETASYYSGTDAQYTEANRRAAFEETVRRLVVRMAQTIRLIL
- the rpsT gene encoding 30S ribosomal protein S20, with protein sequence MGKIASGIKRHKQSLKRRARNRHVRSTVKTIVKEVRAGIEESAEKGAELLVQASSVIAKAGSKGVIHKKTASRKISRLAKAIAKAGKKA
- the leuS gene encoding leucine--tRNA ligase codes for the protein MKYRPQEIEKKWQKAWDEAEVFRCPDELSAPKYYCLEMFPYPSGRIHMGHVRVYTIGDLLARFKRMRGYQVLHPIGWDAFGLPAENAAHRHGTHPAKWTWENIAFMREQLKQMGISYDWDRELATCSPDYYRWEQLFFLWMLKDGIAYRKRATLNWCSECQTVLANEQVNRDGTCFIHDHTPVTQKELDQWFFAITRYAEELLEGHKELAAGWPENILEMQRNWIGRSEGAEIRFPVADGGGEITVFTTRPDTLFGATFMSMAPEHPMAMEFARKSGREKEVREFVERVARQDREARTGEEQVKEGVFTGGYCVNPVTGSRIPVYAANFVLYEYGTGAVMAVPAHDQRDFEFAKKYGLPIVVVVQPEGEALDPDTMAAAHEGQGKLARSGRFDGLDNEEGKKAITRHLEEAGRGAGKVQYRLRDWGVSRQRYWGCPIPVIHCEGCGVVPVPEKELPVVLPEDIPYSRERGNPLAAVESWLRVPCPSCGRPARRETDTFDTFVESSWYFLRYIDPKNDRQPLDPERMRRFAPVDQYVGGVEHACMHLIYARFFHKYLRDKGLAPGNEPFLRLLSQGMVCMQTTECPKHGWRYPEEVDENGCCRQCGEKVSVGRSMKMSKSKRNVVEPSELIAKYGADTARVFVLFAAPPERDLDWSEQGVEGAFRFLGRVYRLVAQRAGEIAAAPRNRDDSEAARRIRQTTHRTLFKVTGDIEERFHFNTAISAVMEMVNALYLVEDTAWTAPGTAGALREAVEILLQMLYPFAPHVSEELWARIGGEGLLCRRPWPEADAAIAREEQVEVAVQVNGKVRARITVGAGAGEEEVGALAMAEPRVREHLAGKKVRKTIYVPAKLYSIVAG
- the holA gene encoding DNA polymerase III subunit delta; the encoded protein is MKRDAEGSFFQGWLGAAPASAYLLYGAGAGLAGLLAAEWERKLRAEGIPFETFRWTMTDFERESPTAAWRSPSFFSRIRIFVLPDLSETKKAHRDEIKSYLESPEPSAMLILHGTDFRQAKTFSGAPNLLSAAPREEQALDALARHATAVAKRSGSAMSRDSAAFLARWTGGSFEALDAELGKVLAFAAGREAVTEEDIRAVCVFRGEVNPFHLAEALVRKDAAACLAMLRRFSESAKDEEYHQLTGAIAWHLRERVRGKGGAVAPARAAEIFEALSRIDRELKGESRLSPRQVYEIRLLSVL